The following proteins are encoded in a genomic region of Iodidimonas sp. SYSU 1G8:
- a CDS encoding PRC-barrel domain-containing protein: protein MQTTSNARLISSDKVEGTTVYNPSGDKVGSISNVMIDKLSGKVAYADMSFGGFLGIGNRHHPLPWSVLKYNTDMDGYVVNIDKEKLEKAPSYDATDRPNWEDQTWGKQVHSYYNVTPYWL, encoded by the coding sequence ATGCAAACCACCTCGAACGCCCGTCTGATTTCCTCCGACAAGGTTGAAGGCACCACGGTTTACAATCCCTCCGGCGACAAGGTCGGATCGATCTCCAATGTCATGATTGACAAGCTGAGCGGCAAGGTTGCCTATGCCGACATGTCGTTCGGCGGATTTCTCGGGATCGGCAACCGGCATCATCCGCTTCCATGGAGCGTGTTGAAGTACAACACCGACATGGATGGCTATGTGGTCAATATCGACAAGGAAAAGCTGGAAAAGGCGCCGTCCTACGACGCAACCGATCGTCCCAACTGGGAAGACCAGACCTGGGGCAAGCAGGTCCACAGCTACTACAACGTCACGCCGTACTGGCTCTGA
- a CDS encoding transglycosylase SLT domain-containing protein yields the protein MLRLATVAAMVIGVTLAASPAAAQTATPQRIIVKQKAAPEVSTPSRVETNPEPWTGDLDGMKDRQVIRILVPYSKTLFFYDKEKEMGVLHEMGLSLEKWANTHTDGAAQDGNIRIVFVPVAEDRLLPDLKAGLGDIAAGGLTTEPEGRIGLDLSGALAPNSGAVIVTRKRGDPVPELERLSGRQVAIHASSAAYVPLRQLSDKMVAEGKRPINLITVPEELQDEDLLQMVNGGLLSVAVVDGYVAAFWSQVLSGLVVRDDLLDYGGTELAWAVRQDSPQLKRLMEGFLARNKPSTFAAASLKKYLGETALPNNATAEGEMAKFNQAIDMFKKYGDAYDLDHLMMMALGYQESRLNQKVRNPYGPVGMMQITQATAATSVVGIRGIEKDAGRNVEAAAKYLRYIADSYLDDPNMDQMNRTLMAFVGYNAGPKNLERVRDAAVKSGLNPNVWFNNVELAAAQTLGRKSVEYVSNIYKYYTAYRVAVGDPALREKSVKGLPPETDGQAQAKAPAAP from the coding sequence ATGTTGAGGTTGGCGACGGTCGCGGCGATGGTGATCGGGGTGACGCTTGCCGCGTCGCCCGCGGCAGCCCAGACGGCCACACCGCAGCGTATCATCGTGAAACAGAAGGCTGCGCCGGAAGTCTCCACACCGTCGCGCGTCGAAACCAATCCCGAGCCCTGGACCGGTGACCTCGATGGCATGAAGGACCGTCAGGTCATCCGTATCCTCGTGCCCTACAGCAAGACCCTCTTCTTCTATGACAAGGAGAAGGAAATGGGCGTGCTGCACGAGATGGGGCTGTCGCTGGAGAAGTGGGCGAATACCCACACGGACGGTGCCGCGCAGGATGGCAATATCCGGATCGTGTTCGTACCGGTCGCCGAGGACCGGCTTCTTCCCGACCTGAAGGCCGGTCTGGGCGACATTGCGGCGGGCGGTCTGACCACCGAGCCCGAGGGAAGGATCGGACTGGATTTGAGCGGTGCGCTGGCGCCGAACAGCGGTGCCGTCATCGTTACCCGCAAACGCGGTGATCCGGTTCCCGAACTGGAGCGTCTTTCCGGGCGGCAGGTGGCCATCCACGCGTCCAGTGCCGCTTATGTGCCGCTGCGCCAGCTCAGCGACAAGATGGTCGCCGAGGGAAAGCGTCCCATCAATCTCATTACGGTTCCGGAGGAATTGCAGGACGAAGATCTGCTGCAAATGGTCAATGGCGGCTTGCTGTCGGTCGCGGTGGTCGATGGCTACGTCGCGGCATTCTGGTCCCAGGTCCTGTCAGGCCTCGTCGTGCGGGACGATCTGCTGGACTACGGTGGGACCGAGCTTGCCTGGGCCGTGCGTCAGGACAGCCCCCAGCTCAAGCGCCTGATGGAAGGGTTCCTGGCGCGCAACAAGCCGTCGACCTTTGCCGCGGCCTCGTTGAAGAAGTATCTCGGCGAGACGGCCCTGCCCAATAACGCCACGGCGGAGGGGGAGATGGCGAAGTTCAATCAGGCCATCGACATGTTCAAGAAGTATGGCGACGCCTATGACCTCGATCATCTGATGATGATGGCGCTCGGCTATCAGGAGTCCCGTCTCAACCAGAAGGTGCGTAACCCCTATGGCCCGGTCGGCATGATGCAGATCACCCAGGCCACGGCGGCGACGTCTGTGGTGGGGATCAGAGGGATCGAAAAGGACGCGGGACGTAATGTGGAGGCCGCCGCCAAATATCTGCGTTATATCGCGGACTCCTATCTGGACGACCCCAACATGGACCAGATGAACCGGACGCTGATGGCCTTCGTCGGTTACAATGCCGGCCCCAAGAACCTGGAACGGGTCCGCGATGCGGCGGTAAAGTCGGGCCTCAACCCGAACGTATGGTTCAACAACGTCGAACTGGCCGCCGCGCAGACCCTCGGCCGCAAGAGCGTCGAGTACGTTTCCAATATCTACAAGTACTACACGGCCTATCGCGTCGCCGTCGGGGATCCCGCGTTGCGGGAAAAATCCGTGAAAGGGCTGCCTCCGGAGACGGACGGCCAGGCCCAAGCCAAGGCACCGGCCGCGCCCTAG
- a CDS encoding transglutaminase family protein, translated as MRFLLRHTTTYNYANPVTLGRHRLMLRPRDSHEMKLHDATLMIDPLPSQIVWQYDVFGNSIALVDFDCQATTLTIESTLDVERFAFVDANALLSDHARHLPLAYSADEIRDLAGLQERHVVDPEHEVDLWAKTFLATAEGTTTTKETLSLIKEIAGSIKDNFAYIPRDIYGTQSPLETLHGGSGTCRDFAYFMMEAMRSVGLAARFVSGYIYDAAQDPGSNAVGVIGGGATHAWLQVYLPGAGWTHVDPTNALTSDIELIPVAIVREPHQASPIQGSIEAFPGDTLGMVVDISITNHA; from the coding sequence ATGAGATTCCTGCTGCGGCACACCACGACCTATAATTACGCCAATCCGGTGACGCTCGGCCGCCATCGGTTGATGCTGCGTCCCCGCGACAGCCATGAGATGAAGCTGCACGACGCCACCTTGATGATCGATCCGTTGCCGAGCCAGATCGTCTGGCAATATGACGTGTTCGGCAACAGCATCGCGCTCGTCGATTTCGACTGTCAGGCCACGACGCTGACCATCGAGAGCACCCTCGATGTGGAACGCTTCGCGTTCGTCGATGCGAATGCTCTGTTATCCGACCATGCCCGTCACCTCCCACTCGCCTACTCCGCTGACGAAATTCGCGACCTCGCCGGTTTGCAGGAGCGTCATGTGGTCGATCCCGAGCATGAAGTCGATCTGTGGGCAAAGACGTTTCTGGCTACTGCAGAAGGCACCACGACGACCAAGGAGACGCTGAGCCTGATCAAGGAGATCGCCGGGTCCATCAAGGACAACTTCGCCTACATCCCGCGCGATATCTATGGCACGCAGTCGCCGCTTGAGACTTTGCACGGCGGCAGCGGCACCTGCCGCGACTTTGCCTATTTCATGATGGAGGCAATGCGCAGCGTCGGCCTGGCCGCGCGCTTCGTCAGCGGATACATCTATGACGCGGCTCAGGATCCGGGCTCGAACGCAGTCGGCGTCATCGGCGGCGGCGCCACTCACGCCTGGTTGCAGGTTTACCTCCCGGGGGCTGGATGGACGCACGTGGACCCGACCAACGCCCTGACATCGGATATCGAACTGATCCCCGTAGCTATCGTCCGCGAGCCGCACCAGGCGTCGCCGATCCAGGGGTCGATCGAAGCTTTTCCGGGCGACACCCTCGGCATGGTCGTGGATATCTCGATCACGAACCACGCCTAG
- a CDS encoding nuclear transport factor 2 family protein produces MSDDPRLQTLWDKQEIAEVLGARYGRALDWLDEEALKDCFHPDGHVDYGFFVGNAHDWCVAVMPIEKESLHRFHYVFNILIRIEGDTAEAESNSLAGGRRPDGEGGFTQSFFGSRYLDRLERRGGVWKIAERRALLEFAQEMPSSGGPGGGLAGLELVSGLSPQHALYRPMRPAD; encoded by the coding sequence ATGTCCGACGATCCGAGGCTTCAGACCCTTTGGGATAAGCAGGAGATTGCAGAGGTGCTCGGCGCGCGCTACGGCCGGGCGCTGGATTGGCTCGACGAGGAGGCTCTTAAGGACTGCTTCCATCCCGACGGCCATGTCGACTACGGATTTTTCGTCGGCAATGCCCATGATTGGTGCGTCGCGGTCATGCCGATCGAGAAGGAGAGCCTTCATCGGTTCCATTATGTGTTCAACATCCTGATCCGGATCGAGGGAGACACGGCCGAGGCCGAGAGCAACAGCCTCGCCGGCGGCCGGCGGCCCGATGGAGAGGGAGGCTTTACCCAGAGCTTCTTTGGCAGCCGCTATCTCGACAGGCTGGAACGGCGCGGCGGCGTCTGGAAGATCGCGGAGCGCCGTGCGCTGCTCGAGTTCGCGCAGGAAATGCCGAGCTCCGGCGGACCAGGTGGCGGGCTGGCGGGACTGGAACTGGTCAGCGGTCTTTCGCCGCAGCACGCTCTCTACCGTCCTATGCGGCCTGCCGACTAG
- a CDS encoding TonB-dependent receptor produces MTKRATEHKRARRLAGRVLTGTAGALLLTSASLPAGAQDAPPAPPAPEARRTIDTVMVSARKTEERAIDTPVALAVMDEAQIQRYNTTDITQLTSQLPGVEVNKASGGGAGGNFIIRGIGRQASDYGADQPVAFVLDGFSFTRGHMSSVGFFDVENVQVLKGPQTLFFGKNSPAGVIAVTSVSPDDEFEGFARVSYEFRAEDPSLEFGVSIPVNEKLAIRVAGRGQFMQGGYYKNTSSDLVGLPRNLGLETTYPTNPNQFTETPKTKQFVGRLTAVFTPSDSFDATLKIFGADSRDNDAGAAAVIACADGIGGSPYQNTGFFGLVKDPTQVCDGKIRWRRHSTQPTEEWLATNPTLDDNDTHYFNHFRNFLTTLEMNWRINDDLELTSVSGYWDYKQRELTQYDYTYGVVASKQGEGGHSFTSELRLRSDYDGPVNFMIGGFYEDMFRDLNAPVQIFPLGPAPSSPFYDSFYDGSFLTYHQYWKNNITSWSIFAEMRWDITDTLELSGGVRYTEDERKANGKQLFNRLDQFFGLLGLPETANPFAHSGTEYNLNRRFTNTSPQATLSWKATPDILLYASYKTGYQAAGISNPGTIGNFYSKDQNGAIRYDVNGNPIRATSEEVNPILTFDGSTVKGFELGVKGSFFDGILTGDLALYRMKYSDLQVAVFNPVTTNFTVQNAAAAVNKGVEANLYMYATDELQLRLSAQYNDLKYVSFPEAQCYAGQADPSASNYRPELAALCGFSSSGTGRVQDMSGENYGGAPFQINAGFTYDIGLSNDWNLSLSGDVNHRTKGRETIRQPGTAVGARTIINASLRVSQVDGPWEFALMCSNCANERYVYSIQDKPLGKTGDLTGQLGLPRLVTIQSTYRW; encoded by the coding sequence GTGACCAAGAGAGCGACAGAGCATAAACGCGCGCGCCGGCTGGCCGGACGCGTGCTTACTGGCACGGCGGGGGCTCTGCTCCTGACGTCGGCCAGCCTGCCTGCGGGCGCACAGGATGCGCCCCCGGCACCGCCCGCGCCGGAAGCGCGCCGCACCATCGACACCGTCATGGTCAGCGCGCGCAAGACCGAGGAACGGGCCATCGACACGCCCGTCGCCCTCGCGGTGATGGATGAGGCCCAGATCCAGCGCTACAACACCACCGACATTACCCAGCTCACCTCGCAATTGCCGGGCGTTGAGGTCAACAAGGCGTCCGGCGGCGGCGCCGGCGGTAACTTCATCATTCGCGGCATCGGTCGTCAGGCATCCGACTACGGCGCCGACCAGCCTGTCGCCTTCGTGCTGGACGGGTTCTCGTTCACGCGCGGCCACATGTCCAGCGTCGGCTTTTTCGACGTCGAGAACGTTCAGGTGCTTAAGGGCCCGCAGACCCTGTTCTTCGGCAAGAACAGCCCGGCCGGCGTGATCGCGGTCACCAGTGTCAGCCCCGACGACGAGTTCGAGGGCTTCGCGCGGGTCAGCTACGAATTCCGCGCCGAGGACCCCAGCCTCGAATTCGGCGTGTCGATCCCGGTCAACGAAAAGCTCGCCATCCGCGTCGCCGGTCGCGGCCAGTTCATGCAGGGCGGCTACTACAAGAACACCTCGTCCGATCTTGTCGGCCTGCCCCGTAATCTGGGTCTGGAGACCACCTACCCGACCAATCCGAACCAGTTCACGGAAACCCCGAAGACCAAGCAGTTCGTCGGCCGTTTGACGGCGGTGTTCACGCCCTCGGATAGTTTCGATGCGACACTGAAGATCTTCGGGGCGGACTCACGCGACAATGACGCCGGCGCGGCCGCTGTCATCGCCTGCGCCGACGGTATCGGCGGCAGCCCATATCAAAACACGGGCTTCTTCGGCCTGGTCAAGGACCCGACCCAGGTTTGCGACGGCAAGATCCGCTGGCGGCGTCACAGCACCCAGCCGACCGAAGAATGGCTGGCAACCAACCCGACGCTGGACGACAACGACACCCACTACTTCAACCATTTCCGCAACTTCCTGACGACCCTGGAAATGAACTGGCGGATCAATGACGACCTCGAGCTGACCTCGGTGTCCGGCTACTGGGATTACAAGCAACGCGAGTTGACCCAGTACGACTACACCTATGGCGTCGTCGCGTCGAAGCAGGGCGAAGGCGGTCACAGCTTCACCTCGGAACTGCGTCTGCGCTCCGACTATGACGGCCCGGTCAACTTCATGATCGGCGGCTTCTATGAAGACATGTTCCGCGACCTGAACGCGCCGGTGCAGATCTTCCCGCTCGGCCCTGCCCCGTCAAGCCCGTTCTATGACAGCTTCTACGATGGCAGCTTCCTGACCTATCACCAGTACTGGAAGAACAACATCACCAGCTGGTCGATCTTCGCGGAAATGCGCTGGGACATCACCGATACCCTCGAGCTGTCGGGCGGCGTGCGTTACACCGAGGACGAGCGCAAGGCCAACGGCAAGCAGTTGTTCAACCGCCTCGACCAGTTCTTCGGCCTTCTGGGACTGCCTGAAACGGCCAACCCGTTCGCGCATTCGGGCACGGAATACAATCTGAACCGCCGCTTTACCAACACCTCGCCGCAGGCGACCCTAAGCTGGAAGGCCACGCCGGATATCTTGCTCTACGCGTCCTACAAGACGGGTTACCAGGCGGCCGGTATTTCCAATCCGGGCACGATCGGTAACTTCTATTCGAAGGATCAGAACGGCGCGATCCGCTACGACGTGAACGGCAATCCGATCCGCGCGACCAGCGAAGAGGTCAATCCGATCCTGACCTTTGACGGCTCAACGGTGAAGGGCTTCGAACTCGGCGTGAAGGGATCGTTCTTCGACGGTATCCTGACCGGCGATCTGGCACTGTACCGGATGAAGTACAGCGACCTGCAGGTCGCCGTGTTCAACCCGGTGACCACCAACTTCACCGTCCAGAACGCCGCCGCCGCCGTCAACAAGGGCGTCGAGGCCAACCTCTATATGTATGCCACCGACGAACTGCAGCTGCGCCTGTCGGCCCAGTATAATGACCTGAAATATGTCAGCTTCCCGGAAGCCCAGTGCTATGCGGGTCAGGCGGATCCGAGCGCGTCGAACTACCGTCCGGAACTGGCTGCGCTTTGCGGCTTCAGCTCCAGCGGCACCGGCCGGGTGCAAGACATGTCGGGTGAAAACTATGGCGGCGCGCCGTTCCAGATCAACGCTGGCTTCACCTACGATATCGGCCTGAGCAACGACTGGAACCTGTCGCTCAGCGGTGACGTGAACCACCGGACGAAGGGTCGCGAGACCATCCGTCAGCCGGGCACCGCCGTCGGCGCCCGGACCATCATCAACGCTTCGCTCCGTGTGAGCCAGGTGGATGGCCCGTGGGAGTTCGCGCTGATGTGCTCGAACTGCGCCAACGAGCGTTACGTCTACAGCATCCAGGACAAGCCGCTGGGCAAGACCGGCGACCTGACCGGCCAGCTCGGCTTGCCGCGCCTGGTCACCATCCAGAGCACCTATCGCTGGTAA
- a CDS encoding AI-2E family transporter, giving the protein MTVSQRRSLLFWLIGFFVFMLLVWLLRSILLPFLAGLAVAYFLDPVADRMQRWGMSRIWATSLLTIAFALMVVAGAALLLPLAINQLSDLIDSLPALLELARSRAQSLLDYMDRIFDPGTSDQIRDSLTSSLGGIGAWIASLMAGVLSSGLAMLNILSLVFLTPVVAFFMLRDWDGFVAKLDSWIPRNQLDTVRDLARQIDVTLAAWVRGVALVCVLLGAFYAIALTLLGLKVGLFIGLFAGALSFVPFVGAVGGFVLAVGMAALEFDSVWRIVAVGGVFLLGQALEGNWLTPMLVGEKVDLHPVAVIFALLAGGALFGFVGLLLAVPMAAVIGVLARYAIDQYLSSPLYRGGDPAPPV; this is encoded by the coding sequence GTGACGGTATCGCAACGGCGGAGTTTGCTGTTCTGGCTGATCGGCTTCTTCGTGTTCATGCTTCTGGTCTGGCTACTGCGGTCGATCCTGCTTCCGTTCCTCGCCGGATTGGCGGTCGCCTATTTCCTTGATCCGGTCGCCGACCGGATGCAGCGGTGGGGCATGTCGCGAATCTGGGCGACATCGCTGCTCACGATCGCTTTCGCGCTGATGGTGGTCGCCGGCGCGGCCCTGCTGCTTCCGCTGGCGATCAATCAGCTGAGCGACCTCATCGACAGTCTTCCCGCGCTGCTGGAGCTGGCGCGCAGCCGGGCCCAGTCGTTGCTCGACTACATGGACCGGATATTCGATCCGGGTACCTCCGATCAAATTCGCGACAGCCTCACCAGTTCTCTCGGCGGGATCGGCGCATGGATCGCGAGCCTCATGGCGGGTGTGCTGTCCAGCGGCCTCGCCATGCTGAACATCCTCTCTCTGGTCTTCCTTACGCCGGTCGTCGCGTTCTTCATGCTGAGAGACTGGGACGGCTTCGTCGCGAAGCTCGATTCCTGGATTCCCCGCAATCAGCTCGATACCGTGCGTGATCTCGCGCGGCAGATCGACGTGACGCTCGCCGCGTGGGTGCGCGGCGTCGCGCTGGTCTGCGTGCTGCTCGGGGCATTCTACGCCATCGCCCTGACCCTGCTCGGGCTCAAGGTCGGACTCTTTATCGGCCTTTTCGCCGGGGCACTGTCTTTCGTGCCGTTCGTCGGTGCCGTCGGCGGGTTCGTGCTGGCGGTGGGCATGGCGGCGCTGGAGTTCGACAGTGTCTGGCGCATCGTCGCGGTGGGAGGCGTGTTCCTGCTCGGTCAGGCCCTGGAGGGAAACTGGCTGACACCCATGCTCGTCGGTGAAAAGGTCGATCTGCATCCCGTCGCGGTCATTTTCGCCCTGCTCGCGGGTGGTGCGCTGTTCGGATTCGTCGGTTTGCTGCTCGCCGTGCCCATGGCGGCGGTCATCGGTGTGTTGGCCCGTTATGCCATCGACCAGTATCTGAGCAGCCCCCTCTACAGAGGCGGGGATCCAGCACCGCCTGTGTGA
- the rlmJ gene encoding 23S rRNA (adenine(2030)-N(6))-methyltransferase RlmJ produces the protein MIANHLVAKVLANPPYSSGPAMLSYRHGFHAGNHADVLKHAVLVYLARYLQQKDGALLFHDSHAGAGLYDLRAPEAEKTGEYHAGIARLLSASAETPELFRVYLEMVRALNPAGNLHAYPGSPSLILSLKRPQDRVVFHELHPADHQRLVEITRREHGVRVEKSDGLGGLIALTPPPEKRGLFLIDPSYEIKTDYAVVITAIARAWKKFPTGTYALWYPVIDRNRVRAMEVALRAAGLRKTFRIELGMAEDTQERGMTGSGLFIVNPPYTLPAAAQAALPWLRQALGAEGPSTAEWLMPE, from the coding sequence TTGATCGCTAACCACCTGGTGGCCAAAGTGCTGGCCAATCCGCCTTATTCGTCTGGTCCCGCCATGCTTTCCTACCGTCATGGATTTCACGCAGGAAACCATGCCGACGTGCTGAAGCATGCGGTACTGGTCTATCTTGCCCGTTACTTGCAGCAGAAGGACGGCGCGCTGCTGTTCCACGACAGCCACGCGGGCGCCGGGCTCTATGATCTGCGAGCGCCCGAGGCCGAGAAGACCGGCGAATATCACGCCGGAATCGCCCGCCTGTTGTCGGCGTCCGCCGAAACGCCGGAGCTGTTCCGCGTCTATCTGGAGATGGTCCGCGCGCTGAACCCCGCGGGTAATCTTCACGCCTATCCCGGATCGCCGTCGTTGATCCTATCCTTGAAACGCCCCCAGGACAGGGTGGTCTTCCATGAACTGCACCCTGCCGACCATCAGCGCCTCGTCGAGATCACCCGGCGCGAGCACGGTGTACGGGTCGAAAAGAGTGATGGGCTCGGCGGTCTGATCGCCCTGACGCCGCCGCCGGAAAAGCGCGGTCTGTTCCTGATCGACCCCAGCTACGAGATCAAGACGGATTATGCGGTGGTGATCACGGCCATCGCGCGGGCGTGGAAAAAGTTTCCCACCGGTACCTACGCCTTATGGTATCCGGTCATCGATCGGAACCGGGTCCGGGCCATGGAGGTCGCCTTGCGCGCCGCCGGCCTGCGCAAGACGTTCCGGATTGAACTGGGTATGGCCGAAGACACGCAGGAACGGGGCATGACCGGCTCAGGCCTGTTCATCGTCAATCCTCCCTATACGCTGCCCGCGGCGGCACAGGCCGCCCTGCCCTGGCTGCGCCAGGCATTGGGCGCGGAGGGTCCTTCCACGGCCGAATGGCTGATGCCGGAATAG
- a CDS encoding TonB-dependent receptor, whose product MRQLFNYLGHSGRTLTGLATVLALSVGVPAAAQEGVAPQSPSEQPAAQPRSQAIDTVMVSARKTEERAIDTPVALAVMDETQIQRYNTTDITQLSTQLPGVEVSKASGGGAGGNFIIRGIGRQASDYGAEQPVAFVIDGFSFTRGHMSSVGFFDVASIQVLKGPQTLFFGKNSPAGVIAVTSVSPGDEFEGFAKLSYEFRSEDPTAEFGVSIPVNDKLAIRVAGRGQFMQGGYYKNTSSDLIGLPRNLSPYETDALYPTNPNQFKSQPQTKQYVGRITARFEPTDNFDATLKIFAADSRDNDAGAAAVIACADGIGGNPYLSTGFFGNVADPTQTCDGKIRWRRHSTQPPEAWFASNPTLDDNDTHYYNHFRNLLTTLEMNWQVSDDLTLTSVSGYWDYKQSELTQYDYTYGAVASKQGEGGRTFSQELRLRSDFDGPVNFMIGGFYENASRYLDAPVQIFPLGPAPDSGEYPDFYNGSFLTYHQYWDNKVESWSVFAEMRWDITDALELSGGVRYTEDNRSATGVQLFNRLDQFFPEVLGLPDTANPFAHTGTTYDLTRSFHNTSPQVTLSWKPVDDLMVYASYKTGFQAAGISNPGTIGNFGPTVDIQDTLTFDGSTVKGFEIGAKGSFFDGILTADMAMYYMKYSSLQVAVFNPVTTNFTVQNAAAAINKGVEANLLLQASDELQLRLAGQYNDLKYDSFPEAQCYAGQADPNASTYRPELAALCRVAADVTIQCASPAATGCIQDLSGQRYGGGPFQISAGFTYDVPVNNSWNLALSGDVMHNSKGRLAIRQPGSAVPARTIINASLRVYQVDGPWEFSLICSNCANDHYVYSIQDKPLGKTGDLTGQLGMPRLVTIQTTYRW is encoded by the coding sequence GTGAGACAGCTTTTTAATTATCTCGGCCACTCCGGTCGAACGCTGACCGGTTTGGCGACCGTGCTGGCGCTATCGGTTGGCGTGCCGGCTGCCGCACAGGAAGGGGTCGCGCCACAGAGCCCATCGGAACAGCCGGCCGCCCAGCCCAGGAGCCAGGCCATCGACACCGTCATGGTCAGCGCCCGCAAGACCGAGGAACGCGCCATCGACACGCCCGTCGCCCTCGCGGTGATGGATGAGACCCAGATCCAGCGCTACAACACCACCGACATCACTCAATTGTCGACCCAGCTTCCCGGCGTCGAGGTAAGCAAGGCCTCCGGCGGCGGCGCCGGCGGCAACTTCATCATCCGCGGCATCGGGCGGCAGGCGTCCGACTATGGCGCCGAGCAGCCGGTGGCGTTCGTGATCGACGGCTTCTCGTTCACCCGCGGCCACATGTCCAGCGTCGGCTTCTTCGACGTGGCCAGCATCCAGGTGCTCAAGGGCCCGCAGACCCTGTTCTTCGGCAAGAACAGCCCGGCGGGCGTGATCGCGGTTACCAGCGTCAGCCCCGGTGACGAATTCGAGGGCTTCGCCAAGCTGAGCTATGAATTCAGGTCCGAGGATCCGACCGCCGAGTTCGGCGTATCGATCCCGGTCAACGACAAGCTCGCCATCCGTGTCGCCGGCCGCGGCCAGTTCATGCAGGGCGGCTACTACAAGAACACGTCGAGCGACCTGATCGGCCTGCCGCGCAATCTGAGTCCGTACGAAACCGACGCGCTTTATCCGACCAACCCGAACCAGTTCAAGTCGCAGCCCCAGACCAAGCAGTATGTGGGCCGTATCACCGCCCGTTTCGAGCCGACGGACAATTTCGACGCCACGCTGAAAATCTTCGCCGCCGATTCCCGCGACAACGACGCGGGCGCCGCCGCGGTGATCGCCTGCGCCGACGGCATCGGCGGAAATCCGTATCTGTCCACCGGCTTCTTCGGCAACGTCGCGGACCCGACGCAGACCTGCGACGGCAAGATTCGCTGGCGCCGCCACTCGACCCAGCCGCCGGAGGCCTGGTTCGCCAGCAACCCGACGCTCGATGACAACGACACCCACTACTACAACCATTTCCGTAACCTGCTGACGACGCTGGAAATGAACTGGCAGGTCAGCGATGACCTGACGCTGACCTCGGTCTCGGGCTACTGGGACTACAAGCAGTCCGAATTGACCCAGTACGACTACACCTACGGCGCGGTCGCGTCCAAACAGGGTGAAGGCGGCCGCACGTTCAGCCAGGAACTGCGCCTGCGCTCCGATTTCGACGGCCCGGTGAACTTCATGATCGGCGGCTTCTATGAAAACGCCAGCCGCTATCTGGATGCCCCGGTGCAGATTTTTCCGCTCGGCCCGGCCCCGGACAGCGGAGAGTATCCCGACTTCTACAACGGCAGCTTCCTGACCTATCACCAGTACTGGGATAACAAGGTCGAGAGCTGGTCAGTGTTCGCGGAAATGCGGTGGGACATCACCGACGCTCTCGAGCTCTCCGGCGGCGTGCGTTACACCGAGGACAACCGCAGCGCCACGGGCGTGCAGCTGTTCAATCGGCTTGACCAGTTCTTCCCTGAAGTGCTCGGCCTGCCCGACACGGCGAACCCGTTCGCCCACACCGGCACCACCTACGATCTGACCCGCAGCTTCCACAACACGTCGCCTCAGGTGACCCTGAGCTGGAAGCCCGTAGATGACCTGATGGTGTACGCTTCGTACAAGACCGGCTTCCAGGCCGCCGGTATTTCCAATCCGGGCACCATCGGCAATTTCGGTCCTACGGTCGACATCCAGGACACGCTGACCTTCGACGGCTCGACCGTCAAAGGCTTTGAAATCGGCGCCAAGGGTTCGTTCTTCGACGGCATCCTGACCGCCGACATGGCGATGTACTACATGAAGTACAGCTCGTTGCAGGTTGCGGTGTTCAACCCGGTGACCACCAACTTCACCGTGCAGAACGCGGCCGCCGCCATCAACAAGGGCGTCGAAGCGAACCTGCTGCTGCAGGCGAGCGACGAACTGCAACTGCGCCTTGCCGGCCAGTATAACGACCTGAAGTACGACAGCTTCCCCGAAGCCCAGTGTTATGCCGGTCAGGCCGATCCGAATGCCTCGACCTACCGGCCCGAGCTTGCGGCGCTGTGCCGCGTGGCGGCTGACGTCACCATCCAGTGCGCCAGCCCTGCGGCCACCGGTTGCATCCAGGATCTGTCCGGCCAGCGCTACGGCGGCGGTCCGTTCCAGATCAGCGCCGGCTTCACCTATGACGTGCCGGTCAACAATTCGTGGAACCTGGCCCTCAGCGGCGACGTGATGCACAACAGCAAGGGCAGGCTCGCCATCCGCCAACCAGGATCGGCGGTCCCGGCGCGAACGATCATCAACGCGTCTCTCCGCGTCTACCAGGTCGACGGCCCGTGGGAGTTCTCGCTGATCTGCTCCAACTGCGCCAACGACCACTATGTCTACAGCATCCAGGACAAGCCGCTGGGTAAGACCGGCGACCTGACCGGCCAGCTCGGCATGCCGCGGCTGGTGACGATCCAGACCACCTACCGCTGGTAG